The Archocentrus centrarchus isolate MPI-CPG fArcCen1 chromosome 13, fArcCen1, whole genome shotgun sequence genomic interval AGGTCTGACTCAGTCACATCAAAGGTCACCCTCCTTTCTCCGGCGAGCCGAGACAAAtcctcaaacagcagctgggtaGAAAAGGCACCGAGGCGTTACAGTCATCAAGACATCTCGTTTAAAGTAAAAATTCCCTTTGCTACACTTAAATCCAATCCAGGTGATACTCCCAATCCACTGAGACACATTTCATAGTTGTACATAAAGCAAATGGTATCAAGCTGTTTAGCGTGGCTCTTGGATGATCCTAAATTACTAGAAGATAAGATTATACATTACATAAACATATTCTATGCATCACTTTAAATGAGCACACAGAATGCAGGCTGATGACCTCCTGACCTCTTTGGCTATAGAGCTCTCCAGCTGCTGAAGGtgctcctctttcctctgcagGAGACTGTTTCCTCTCTGAACGGTCTGCTGCAGCTCCGCCACACTGCTGGCCTCCTGACACAACAAGGGGACGTTTACATCTTGTTTTAAAAATCAGTCGATTGATCAATAAAGATCCGACACGTCCCGCGCCACCATACCTGCTGAAGGCTTCTTATCATCTCCTCGGTCGCTCCTCCCTGACTGGGGGCCTGGGCTGCCTGCAGTGCCGCCTGCCTCTCCATCAGCCGGCTGCTCTCCCTCTCCAGGAAGAGTTTGGTCTTCTGGATGGAGGTGCCGTGTGAGGAGATGTACCGCCGGAACCTGCACACGTAGAACATCTGTGAGGATGGGAGCTGTtgtagatacacacacactacaagTCTGAATCCAAACTTGCATGCTTTAATAATGCTATTATACAAACATTAGAACTCAAGAGTAGCTACAAATTCTTCAAAGTGCTAAACCATAAGCAAGCATTAATCCATAAGAATTTATAACTGTACTGATTTCCATATTATGGAAGGAAGAGATGAAGTCATCAAGACAAGATGGGCTCAGATCAGCCAACAATCATTATGATTTAAATATGCTCCTGTTGCTTTGTCTCTGCTCTGTAACAAACACATCTTAATGATTTTATTACTTTACTCACTTGCTGTTGGCACGCGGGACGCTGGGAAAACGATGAATTCTgaattcttatttatttgtttatgtgtgtgtgtttctcaaaTCGTATTAGTTTAGTTTAGATTTTAGATATTGGGATTATTAGAAAGGGGGTTTATTCGTATGGTCTTGAATTTTCTTTACATCAGACACTGGGTACTCTATTATGTCACACTCTGTATGAGTGATATTCCTTGCTTCATTTAAATACTATAAGCCTGATCAAGCATCATGATGATCAGGTACTGAGgtgtgtttatatgtttataagCTATTTATAAGCTGTGGTTAGCGTTTGGGGAGTCCCATTTCACATTTaactattttaattattattgtgttggagtttgtattttaattaatttgtgacTAAACTGAACTGGTTTGTACTCCGTCTGTGCTCCCCTTACTCGTCcatgctgctgtggctgtcaggtATAGGGGAGAGCGGTGGCTCCTCCAGGTCATCTGCATGCAGTGATGTGTCTCCTTTGTCACTGCAGGGCGTCGTCACCTTCTCTGCCTTCTTTGTGTCCTGCTCTTGTCTGGTGGACGTGCTCGCCCCTTGGCCTCGTTCCAGCTCGCTgacaaaacaacagcagcatacTTTTCATGTGGACACATTTACAACAAAACATTTACTTCTACTGTAATTTTGCCATTTAATACTATGACAAATCTGAGCATGTAGTTTGAAAGCTGTTAGTGTAGGAAACCTCCACCTGACTCTGCGGCTGAGGCGGTCACATCTCTCCTGCAGCAGCGCCACCTTGTTCTCCAGTTGCTCCTTGTCCTCCCTGGCTCTCCTGCTCTCTTCCCTGGCTCTGTCTAACTCCTCCctcagcctctcctcctcctctttggcTTCACTCCTCTCCTCCCTGGCTCTGTGGATGAGTTCTCGGGCTTGAGCTTTCTCCTCTCTCATCCTCTCCAGCTGTTCCCTCAGCCGGTCTCTTTCCTGGATCAGCCGAGGTAAGGCCTGTAGGAAGGTAAAAGAAAGTGTGCAGATCACAAAGCGAGTGAATATAATCTATTTATTAGGAAAAAGTATGATTTCGTACCTCTAGCTGTCTGTCCACTTCCTGCTCCTCTTCTCCAAGcaacttcctcctcctcttcagatCTGACGCCTGATAGGAGGCAGAAATGATTAGTCCATGTAGTTCAGCTAAGTGCCAGCAGAGCATACATTGTTTAAGCGAGACCTTGGTCTGCAGCATGGCCTCCTGGCTCTTAAGCTCTTTGGCTCTCAGCTCCAATTGATCCGCCAAATCCTGCAGCTCTGACTCCTGCACAAAGAAATAAGATGACTTCATTTCAGAAAAGGCTCACCTTTACCCTTCCTCATGATAGCTTGGCAGACATTTTATAAACCCCACTGCAGAGttagtgaatgtgtgtgtctgccctgTCTTAACTTGCGTGAGTGTGCCAGCTCAGTCTTTTGTATCTGTGCATCCAGCTGTAAGCGGAGTTTCTCCAGTTGGACGGCATGTGAGGCTTGGAGATGCTCTCTGTCCTCCTGCAGAGTGGACAGCAAGCGCTCCCTCTGAGCAGTCTCCTAAGACACAGACACGATGACATGACTGATCTTGTATCTTGCTTGACTGTAAAAACTGAGCACTGAAAGCTTTGAGGCAAAAACCTCTTATACTATtctgctttttaaattaaacacaaaacagacaatCTGAGAAAAGCTCTTTACATTCTTTTGTTTTAAAGGTAACCTTTTGTcctcatttccatattttttttttcatggactCTATTAGAGTAACTCGTTTAGCTCCTCTTAAAGGCCCTCCACCCTTTAACCCAGCCTTCTTCTGACAAATCTGATTAGCTCCTTGTAAACAGTAGATGGAAACAGCAGGTAAATGGGGCGTTTGTGCCTGAAGTGATCATATTAGGGAAATCTGTTCTTATTGATATGATATGAAGCCAAGAGTGTGTAGAGCAATCTGAAGTTGAGCCTGGGCTGGCATTATCTATTATTTTGGTATTGGCAATATATTAGAAAGTAAAGAAGGGAGAAGCACCCTTCAACCTTATTATGACTattgatgttgcatagtttgtccaccagagggcagtctCCTGTTTggaacagcacaaacacaaacagctgatctgagctgagctgagcagaGTCAGGCAGGGGGTAAAACGACTTGTGATAgtaaaacattattttcataTCACCATTTGTCATAAATAACTCTACATAACAAATGTTGGGAAaagctgtttattatttttgtatctgaaagaaaaaaatattgaatgatatattggatttttaaatcgCCAAGTATCGATATTGGCCTTGAAGGTGCTATATTGGCCGGGCTCTTTCTGAATATCTTTTGGCTCATGGGGATTACTTGTGCATAAGTTGAGTTCATTACTTGAAACACTGGCTATGTGTTTATGAGCATCTGCCATTGTAAGAGTGCACATAAAATGAGAAGCATAAAAGGTCCCTTTTGACTCTAACAAGGTTTCCAGCCATCAAAAAAGATCACTGTAAGCATAtcaattttctctttttaataaaaactaaatactCTGTAGGATTAAAAAGATTTGGAGTGTTAGTAATGATTTTGAGCCTCTTTGCCGACgaacattttgaatttaaaaagcTACTCATCAGTTTAAATGCATATATAGTTCTGTTTTCAGCAGCTGCAAATTGTACGTGACAAGAGCTTGCACCAGCTAAATCTGCAACACCCCCTGACCTCATCCAGGTATTTCTCTCTTATGCTGTTAATCTCTCTCCTGTGGTCATCCCTCAactgctccagcttcctctcgTGATCCCGCTGCACTTCCTCTCGGACTTCCTGGAGCACATCGGTCAACTGGGCGGTGGtacaggaacaaaaaaaaagcaacaacagttCTAATGTTACTTGTACTCATATTcacaaagatgatgatgatgtaataTTGTACATGAATGCGTGTCCTCTAACCTCTCGGTGGTACTCAGCCAGTTGCAGCTCAGGCCGTGGGCTCATCATcagctccctcctcctctctgtgcttTTGACCTTTATACAGACAGAAAAGTGCAAACACAGACGGATCATTAACCCGTGTTTGCTGTGTTCCCTGCCACCGTGTACTATCAAAGCAAACTTTTGGATCCTGTGTTGTTTTTGATGTTTACATTATTACATCAAAGTAGCAAAATGCAGCCACAGAGATAATTTGTCAGTTCAAATGGAAACACTTTTGCTCCTGGCAACGTCTGTCTTTGCTGcctttacaaaaaataaacaaagccgCAACTGTAAAGTGATGCCAAGAATTTAGGTCCAAAAAAGGGAAATTGTCATGGATTTATAACACAATATATGTTGTTAATACCATCATGAAGAATCCTTGCTCTGGGTGAGTCTAACTctagaaaacatcttaaaaatagagctgTGCTGAGGAGGCTAACGGGACTGAGTTataaaaatgaacataataAAGCTTGACTTCTGGAGTCCCTTTCCCTACACAAGACAACAAATATCCAGGTTAACCTGCAAACATCTAGTGTGAGTCCATCATTTGCTTTTCAGTCCAGATTGCTAAATAACAGGGGCAACATTTGACTCTTTGAATAAATACAGTTTCTAAGAACTCAAATTTACAGCTACTGGCAGAGCCTGGGACCTGCCAGATTAACAAGGCTcactacaataaaacaaatttatCAAAAGGTCAACAAGAGCCAAAGTTAGTTTGttgcttccagctgtttctAGAAGTCTTTttttagaatttatttattatacctGCAGAACCAGACAACAGCAAGACTAATCCATAAGATTCTCCAAAGCACGGGAAATGCGCACATTTGTACGTGACACAACAGCATTAATGTCATACGCATACTTATAATAAATTATCTCCCACATTGAGACAAGAGACAGACTCTAAAAGCAAATCTGTGTCCATTACTTcagacaggtgagctgacacaCAGTCTGTGAGTTAGCGTTTAATAGAATTCTACTAAAACGGGATGACTTTTCATGCATGACACGGCCTCGCTCATTATTAAAGCAGCTATAAATATACAGCCCCAACTCTAAACTCGTGTGTTACGTGTCACTTGATGTATTCCCAAATTTTGAGTATAGTGGCTTGTTCTGTCAATGTTGTGGGGATGTTTGAATGCAATTAAAGCGATCTTGGAGGGGTGCCAAACCCCATGGAATTGGCACCAATGGGGGTGCATTGGGAGATGTAgacttttgaactgagcactgataaGATGGATATTCCAGATGATGCAGCGATTCATCTGATCCAGTTTTTGACTGGAGTACAGTTTTTGACTTTCATCTTTCatctcagtccattttaaataaactttggaCCAGAGAAgatggatcatgttcacatatgactTCTTCTTTGTATGATAGAcgtttaacctgcatttgtggatggcacagtgagctgtgttcacagacagtgatttctgaacgtgctcctgagcccatgcagcaatctccatgacagaatcatgactgtttttaatgcagccaGGTGATTTTCCACAATtttcagatgcagtttttttgcagattggtgaccCTCTCCCCATCTTCTGGGAaactgcctctctaagatgctctttttatacccaatcaagTCACTGAAGCGTTGACCTAATTagatgcaaaatgttcctccagctgtttccttttaataccacttacttttccagccttttgctgCTGTacgtttttttctgtttagacATCTGATacattttctatgttctattacaaataaaatatgggtttatgagatttgcaaatcaccgcattctgtttttattgaaattttTTCCAACTGCTGAGCTATTTGCACCACTGTTTCATGCTCTAGTATTTCTGTAAAGCAGTGACTCTCGAAATGTGGCGCACCCCATTGGTGGGGCTCAGGGTCAAAAGTCACATGGAACTAATCTTTAACATCAGAATAATTTTGATGGCAGAACAAAGAAATTCACCTCGGTTATGTTATTACTAATCTAGCGAGTTTTTCCGGTGACTTTTGGAGACGGCCACGAAAGCTGAAATCCTCAACCGTCACCGTGCTTTGTGTACATAGAGCTCCTGTACCGCATCACCAAGGGGACCAAGAATCATTGCTGTAATGACAAGCTGTCTCGGGGTACTCACttatgacttaaaaacaaaatgaaaaatgaccaGGGCCAGCATCAGCAGTTACCTCCTGTTTCAGAGAGTCCAgtttctcctccctctctctctggagCTTCTTCCTCTCAGTCTCCAGCTCCTCTTCTATCTCCGCCTTCAGATGCTCGATGTCCTGCCTCTTCTGGGCCTCCAGTCTTTCCCGTACTGCGGTTTGTTCTTCCTCTAGGGCAACATGTAACTCCTTTAACAGGACTTCACTCTCTTCCCTGAGCGTACgacacagacactgatgttaatacagggattgttttttttttttcatgttcacGTCAACATGACGATATAAATTCATGGGGTTTTAAGAACGACTGCTCTGATGTGTGTTAAGTGTGACCTGAgtttgtgttgctgctgctccCTCTCCCTCTTCACAGACTCTCCGAGCTCCGCCATCATTCTGTCAGACTCCTCGTTCAGCGtggcctcctcctctttccttttAGACAGGAGATTGTCCCGCAGAGCCCTGGGGAGATGCATGCAAATAAAGAAACTTAGTTTCATACCTcatatgataataataaaaagcaggaagtaaacaacaaaaaacaaaacaaatttaaagGTGCTATATTTGTTGACTTCTGTTACTTGATGGGTGGCTGTAATGAAGTTTGCTGAGGACTACAATGTAATAAACTCTTCCCACCTCAGTCTTTCCTCAGTCGCCTCCTTCAgtttcatctcctcctcctcctcttctcttttcACCTCTTCCTGGAGGAGACGGATCCTCTTCTCCTTTTCCATAACTATGcgctccctctcctcctccatttCTTGGTCAGCCTTGCTCCTTTCCCTCTCCatctcctctctttctttcagtctcttctcctgtctctctaccctcttcctctcctcctcctcttcctcctcttctttttctctccttttcttctcCTCGTCTTTCCCACTTGGCTCTTCTTCCAAAGCgctctcttgtttttttaaggagCGCTCAACAAAATCAGGCTGGATGTTCGAAAACCGTGTCTGTCGACCCCTGGAAGTTTCAGGCCTCTTTAGCCCCAGAGATATGCCGAGGCCCTGGGCCATTTGCTGATGGCTGACTCCTTCCTCTGAATGTGAGGAGCTGGAGGGTGATGGTGAAGGGCTGGACTGGTGAAGGACGAACCGGTCAACTTTATGGGCTGGAGAAAGGTCTTTGTCTTTGGCCAGAATCTGCCTAAAATAAAGAGTTAAAGTCAAAGAGTTAAAGGTGTTGCAGCTGTTCATCACATTCTATGAATGGACAAGTTGTGTATACTTTCCAACAGTGTACCGCTTTCTTTTGAGACAGTAGCTGCATGTTTctttactgaaaaaaagagaCTAACTTATGAAGTGCAACTTCTTAGAAGGATAAAGCAACCTAGACCGAGCACAGCAGAGGTTTTTCAGGAattacatttaaacaaaagGCACCTATCATTGTCGtctcctcctttcctttccccctttcctcctttctcctcttcttcctcttctctgtcaGCTTTTTCCACTGGACTGACTGCATTAGACAGAGAGTCGATGTCTAGAACCTTCTGCAACTGCTGAAAGATACAAAACCAAGATTATTATGAAGAGGCAGACAAAAATACAATGCTTAAGTAGAAGTGCCTCCTGGATTTAAATTGCGTTGTTTGATCAGCTCTTTGGAAAGGaaattccttccttccttccatccatccatccatccatccatccatcttcttttgcctatccaattcagggtcatagaggagctggagcctatcccagctgccatagggcgaaaGGCAGAATACACCAGTCTGCCACGGGACTTGGAATGGGACTACATAGactttaaaatctaaaaatgtcAAGGTGTTCTCCTTTGAGCAACAATAATAAAGCCTTTAAATGCCTCTGGCATGTAGAAATAGAACAGTGTTCCTGTCTGCTGGCTaaaattgatttttcttttcaaaaggtgtgatgttctttttgttttcactggaagaataaaaatacatctgcagaaatatgcacaaatatgtacagtaccagtcaaaagtttggacacaccttctcattcagtggttttttcattatttaaaaattgtctgcattgtaaattaatactaaagtcatccagactCTggagaaatacatatggaattccTTATGCGtcccttcatagtctggatgacttcagtattaatttacaatgtaggaaagaaaattaaaacactgaatgagaaggggtgtccaaacttttgactggcactgtatTAGTATAGAAAGACACTACCATGACTTCCATAACAGGAACTCATCTGCATCATAACCCTTTGGCCACATCCCACTTTCTATAGAAGGATGTGACAGTGAAAAGAAACTTTACCTAAGGGCAGCTTTTTGGATTTTGAAATTACAAGCCacaaaaagacatttattttaccGTTTttgtaaaaacttttttttgtttgtttgtttgtgacaAACACTTGTTTTTTGTAACCAGCTCTATTGCCTGTATTTTCCTATGCTCTCATGCTGTATTTAATTCAAAATCCACAAATATTTGTGCAAGAAAATGACACCATCTGGAGATGTTTTGATAATCTGACACCGTTTAGATCACCGTACCTTGTCCAAGCTTGCCTATCTGTGGATCACAACTAGAAAAAGTGTCATTGTCGCCACAAAATCTGTTTATCTCTGGGATGAAGGACTGTAATTTGAAATGAgtcacagtttttctgttttgatttttgacCGTGACCATCTtggaggttttctttttttagtgttttttagtTGGTCAAATGGTAAATTAGTTATAGTGCATACCTTGTCATCTATGGAAGATGAAGCCCCCTCAATGTGCTTACTGGCTTCAGACTCCTGCAATAATACACACACTGATAAGGTAACGGTTCTGAATGGCAACCTGACTGCACATGTATACACAACCAAACTGCCCACAAGCAACACTGGACATCCAAGCATGCTGCCTATACCAAAGAGCCACAGAAAGACACTCAGTGTAAATCCAAGCCAAAGCCTACATGCAAACACAACCAAGGCCAGGGTGCAAGCAGGCAGGCACACTGTAAAATCATTCTGGAACTGAAGCAAGCAGACTCTGGAGGTAAGGGGCAAGATGGTGGGACATGAGCGTCTTGTCTGAACAAATAACTTAAACCAGCAACCTAAGGTCACGTAAGCTAAAAAAAAGTCTACACTGTCAATGGTAAAATGTTCCAATCCAGTCCTCAGGGGCTCAAATGGATTGACTTGTTGCCCAATTTATCATGCAGTGTGTGAATGATGACGTAAAGTCGCAGAGGAAATGCAGCCCCTAAGCAAGTGGAGTTGGAGTCTCAGAGCTACATGCACCTGCTTGCAAAAGTCAGGCAAGACTAGGGCTGGTAGGAGGGTGGGAGGCAACACAGAGGTACAACATCGGACCGTACCTCTGCAGCAAGGGAGGAatcttttgtcacatttttcatcTTGAAAGCATTACTGGCTGGTTGGACATGAGCTGCTTCCTCTTTAAACACCTCAatgacctcctcctcctcctcctcctgctcctcctcctcgctgTCTGATGCTTTTTGGCCATCTGAGTCATCCTCTATCTccactccctccctctctgtatCTTCTCCTTCGCTCTGCACACATCTTTCCAACACCTCATCACTCTCTGTCAGTTTCCTCTGGCTTAGAGAGCACCTCTCCAGAACCCCAtcgctctcctcctcctgccgtCCTTTGCTATTAATCTCgatctcctctttctttctctcattctGCTCTCCATCACTTATGGTTTTCTCAAGCTTATCTCTCTCTTTGTTGGttttgtcctcctcctcctcctcctcctcctcctcattctcTCTATCTTGTTCACTGTTAGAGCATTTCTTCACGACTTCATTGCTACTTTCCTCACATTCCTCTTCTACTTTTTGCACCGCTTCgtttccctctctgtcttcaTCTTCATTTTCATTCTCATCTTCACAGCACTCCTCCTTTATCCCATCACTCTCATCTTCCCCTTCCCCTGTCTCATTCTCTACAGCGGCATTACTTCCTTTTTGAACATCCTCCACCTCTTTCACATCCTCTTGGCTTTTTCTATCTTCCTCCCCACCTACCAGCTCATCTTCTACATCTCCTTTTGtctcttttgctcctttttcatTCTTGTCTAACTGTCTATcctgctgctcttcctcctcttcctcacgtAACTCCTCTGCTACCTCCTCTTCTGAATGTTCAGCAGAGTGTTCAAGTTCAGGGGTACCGGCACCAGGCCCCTCCTCACTGACATGATTTCCACTGCCTGTCTGGGGAGAAAGGTGGATGTGGCGGCCCTTCAGAGAGTCCTGGGTGGAGGGTAATAGGAAGAACGGTCCATCCGTCCCAAACAGAGGCAGAAAGCCAGGCGTACAGAGACATAAGGGAGAGAAGGGGGAGGAGGAAGTAAGGTGAGGGAAGGAGGCAGAAAAAAGATTGTGACCCTCCGCCCCCCCATCAAGTGAAAGATGGTGGAGGTGAGATGTTCTTGAAACATGACTGCATGCAAAACCGACACATCGTTAGGCAGTcaacacataaaaataaatgcaacaaatgAGAACATGCATGTCTGCGCAAACAAAAGATACAAAGGTTGTTGTTCTGGGTCTCACATtcaaacacaggcacacacacagaggcaagtTTGAGCAGGTATGTTTTATGACTGTGATTTCCTTGTTCCAGCACTGAATCAGTACACATTTGTGCTGCTAAATCAACAAGAAATTCTGTCATTTCAAAATTAAACTAGGCCATGGTTATGGTTTTGGTGCAAGGTTTcttttagtgaaaaaaaaatattggaagTTACTAAAGACAAGTAATGAAACCTTAGCAATGGAGCCTCATgtacacagcttttttttttttttttttcacagctggCCTTATTGTTT includes:
- the cep164 gene encoding centrosomal protein of 164 kDa isoform X2; translation: MTAAALVGDQLILEEEYDENYLPSEQEIQEYAREIGIDPNNEPELLWLAREGITAPLPPEWKPCQDVTGDIYYFNFSTGQSTWDHPCDEHYRQQVAQERERAQMTATAGGAGVKKDKKKKKEKKEKKEKKKKELLKTPGALSSSLGPLQSSLTALAPLRGLDAPGQSTFSGSAPALRGSLGSSGGLEPLKTTLQTPRSSGATRIFGSQQEERVSLTLPSFDSDDDKISENEPSPRGSDRLLKNLHLDLDALGGGLKYEDSEASGAAPAEERTEPELQDLAPSGDHSPEPPSQQESEASKHIEGASSSIDDKQLQKVLDIDSLSNAVSPVEKADREEEEEEKGGKGERKGGDDNDRQILAKDKDLSPAHKVDRFVLHQSSPSPSPSSSSHSEEGVSHQQMAQGLGISLGLKRPETSRGRQTRFSNIQPDFVERSLKKQESALEEEPSGKDEEKKRREKEEEEEEEERKRVERQEKRLKEREEMERERSKADQEMEEERERIVMEKEKRIRLLQEEVKREEEEEEMKLKEATEERLRALRDNLLSKRKEEEATLNEESDRMMAELGESVKREREQQQHKLREESEVLLKELHVALEEEQTAVRERLEAQKRQDIEHLKAEIEEELETERKKLQREREEKLDSLKQEVKSTERRRELMMSPRPELQLAEYHRELTDVLQEVREEVQRDHERKLEQLRDDHRREINSIREKYLDEETAQRERLLSTLQEDREHLQASHAVQLEKLRLQLDAQIQKTELAHSRKESELQDLADQLELRAKELKSQEAMLQTKASDLKRRRKLLGEEEQEVDRQLEALPRLIQERDRLREQLERMREEKAQARELIHRAREERSEAKEEEERLREELDRAREESRRAREDKEQLENKVALLQERCDRLSRRVSELERGQGASTSTRQEQDTKKAEKVTTPCSDKGDTSLHADDLEEPPLSPIPDSHSSMDEFRRYISSHGTSIQKTKLFLERESSRLMERQAALQAAQAPSQGGATEEMIRSLQQEASSVAELQQTVQRGNSLLQRKEEHLQQLESSIAKELLFEDLSRLAGERRVTFDVTESDLSSTVEPPDGTGHPIVPGKVQELAESLQQISGQLNTVLSTLGSLTQRQSATPYAAFPPPLSHPHSTLAPTSSTPAPVVPQTLNLGTSSLAPPPPARLSEPPWSWATQSSSAASPFFSTPIGSELRASEDLLNSRWSQIFPGAAVDPLVSSTTRTTSAYSSYSPLSEHSRGLHSTARSAEMDGQRLQGLIDGNKKWLEMRKKDASIPLFTRYRAPSSKSGLVQLGLDDNNQIRVYHY